In a genomic window of Kineococcus endophyticus:
- the disA gene encoding DNA integrity scanning diadenylate cyclase DisA, with protein MVDRTPEEVLRATLAIVAPGTELRDGLERILRGRTGALIVLGFDRVVDSLSTGGFTLDVEFSATRLRELAKMDGAIVLDRDVSRILRAAVQLVPDSSIETSESGTRHRTAERVAKQTGFPVISVSQSMRIVAVYTGNRRYVLEGSDAILGRANQALQTLERYRARLDEVTGTLSALEIEDLVTVRDVCSVVQRIEMVSRIADEISGYVVELGVDGRLLSLQLDELVGGVGPDRELVVRDYLEASRHEGPLEAVLDALAGLHSADLVDLASVARVLGFSVGGDSLDSAVSPKGFRLLNRVPRLPGAIVERLVDQFGDLQKLLAASIDDLMTVDGVGEQRARAVREGLSRLAESSILERYV; from the coding sequence GTGGCGCCGGGGACGGAGCTGCGCGACGGGCTCGAACGCATCCTCCGCGGCCGCACGGGCGCGCTCATCGTGCTGGGGTTCGACCGGGTCGTGGACTCCCTGTCCACCGGGGGTTTCACCCTCGACGTGGAGTTCTCCGCGACGCGCCTGCGGGAACTGGCGAAGATGGACGGCGCGATCGTCCTGGACCGCGACGTCTCCCGGATCCTGCGCGCCGCCGTGCAGCTGGTGCCCGACTCCTCCATCGAGACGAGCGAGTCCGGAACCCGCCACCGCACCGCCGAACGCGTCGCGAAGCAGACGGGTTTCCCCGTCATCTCCGTCTCGCAGTCCATGCGGATCGTCGCCGTCTACACCGGCAACCGCCGCTACGTGCTCGAGGGTTCCGACGCGATCCTGGGTCGCGCGAACCAGGCCCTGCAGACGCTGGAGCGCTACCGCGCCCGGCTCGACGAGGTGACCGGCACGCTGTCCGCCCTCGAGATCGAGGACCTCGTCACGGTCCGGGACGTGTGCTCCGTCGTGCAGCGCATCGAGATGGTCTCGCGCATCGCCGACGAGATCTCCGGGTACGTCGTCGAACTCGGCGTCGACGGCCGTCTGCTGTCCCTGCAGCTCGACGAACTCGTCGGCGGCGTGGGGCCGGACCGCGAACTCGTCGTCCGCGACTACCTCGAGGCGTCCCGGCACGAGGGCCCGCTCGAGGCCGTCCTGGACGCCCTCGCGGGTCTGCACTCCGCCGACCTCGTCGACCTCGCCTCGGTGGCCCGCGTCCTGGGTTTCTCCGTCGGCGGCGACTCGCTCGACTCGGCCGTGTCCCCCAAGGGTTTCCGCCTCCTCAACCGCGTCCCGCGCCTGCCCGGCGCCATCGTGGAACGGCTCGTCGACCAGTTCGGGGACCTGCAGAAGCTCCTCGCGGCGAGCATCGACGACCTCATGACGGTCGACGGCGTCGGCGAGCAGCGCGCCCGCGCGGTGCGCGAGGGGCTCTCCCGGCTGGCCGAGAGCTCCATCCTCGAACGCTACGTCTGA